The DNA region TTCACTTCTTCGGCGGGCAGGCCGAGCTCCTCCAGCGCCGCCTTCAGATGCTCGCCTTCGGCGTACTCCGCGCCCTCCTCGACGCGCTTTTTCTGCGCCAGCGCGAGCACCTCGCCGCGGTGTTCGTCGGGAATCTCGAACTTATCCGTGGAGAGTTCGATGACGAACCCGTTGTGGTCGGTGGTGTACACCGAGTGGAAGATGCCGCGGTCGAACTCGTTGTAGTGGTGGCCGCGCTCCTCCAGGGCGTCCTTTATCTCCTCGATACGTTCCGGGTCGAACTGGAAGGCGACGTGGTGGACGCCGCCCAGCGGCGTGCGCTGCGGGCCGCGGTTCGACTGCCGCCCCTCCTCGACGAAGAAGGTAAGCATCCGGCCGTCGCCGGTGTCGAAGAAGAGATGCGTGACGTGTGGCGCGTCGAGGTTCGGCTGTTTGAGTACGAGGGGCATCCCGAGGACGTCGCGGTAGAAGGCGACGGTGTCCTCGACGTTGCTGCCGACGAAGGTGATGTGGTCGACGCCGGTCGTGTGAAACGGCGCGTCGGGGAGTTCGGCGGTGACTTCGAGCTCTGTCGCGGATGGGTTGTCGCTCATGGCTCCTTCTAGTCGCTGATAACGGAAATACACTCGCTGACGTGGGCGTCACCGGGTTACGCGCGTGTCAGTAGCGAGATGACGACGTACTGACGGCGTCGCCGGCACCGACGGCGATGGCGACAGCCGCAGGGTCGGACGACATCGCCGGGTGGGGCTACCCTTCCTGATACGGCCACTCGGGGTCGCGTTGGTCGCGAGCCGTCGGGTTTCGGAGGGTTTCGGGTCGTTGTCCGCGACCCGCCCAACCGAACTGCTGGACGTTCTGCCACGCGTCGACGAGCGCGTCGGGGTTCTCCCCGCGGGTCACGGTCACCGCGTCGAACTGGTCGGGGTCGTCGGTCCACGCGCAGATTTCGCAGGCGTCGTACGACCCGCGTTCGCCGCGGCTCAGCGTCCGGAACCCGCAGCAGGGACAGAACCCCCGCAGTCGAGAGTGCCGTCGAGCCATACCGATTAGTCCACGCCCGAGTATATCAATCTTTACCGACTTTCTGTGATATAATCACGATTTTGCGACGATGCGCCACGGCCGAGAGTGCAAATTCAACGTACGTTGTATCACCCCGAAACGGATACGGAGTGCCGACCTTTCGAGCGCAGTCTGCCGTCTACCGTCTACTCGCCCGGCGCGTCCGCGAGCGCCTCGAAGTCGTACTCGACGCCGGTCAGTTCCTCGGAGACGCGCCAGAGTCGTCCGGCGGTCACCTCGTCGTCCGACCGCTCGCTCGACTCCTGTACTTCGGGATAGCCGCGCATGTTCATCAGGCCGCCGGGGCCGACGTAACTCCCACCGGGGACGTCCTCTGTCGCCGCGTACAGCATCGGCAGCGCGCCCCACTCGGCGGACTGCGCGAGCGTGGCGTTGGCGACGGCCATCGCCGCCTTCCGAACCGTCGACCCCTTCGCTTCCGGTCCGCGGTACTGGAGGTTCGTCGCCGCGTAGCCGGGGTGACAGCCGATACTTCGGACGTGCTCGATTCCTTCGTCGTCGAGCCGTCGTTGGAGTTCGTAGGCGAACAGCAGGTTCGCCAGTTTGCTCTCGGCGTACGCCTCCCACTTGTCGTAGGACTCCTCGCTCTGGAGGTCGTCGAAATCTATCTCACCGGCTTCGTGCATGCTGCTGCTCTGGGTGACGACTCGCGCGCCGTCGCCGGTGAACTGGTCGAAAAGTAGGCCGGTGAGCGCGAAATGGCCGAGGTGGTTGACGCCGAACTGCGTCTCGAAGCCGTCTGCGGTCTCACTGCGCGGAATCGCCATCACACCCGCATTGTTGCAGAGGATATCGAGTCGGTCGTGGATGTCGGCGAACGTCTCGGCGAACGTTCGCACCGACCCCAAATCTGCCAAGTCGAGTTTCTGGAGTTCGAGCGCGCCGCTCGGCCGGCTCGACGTGAGTTCGCGCCGTGCGTCTTCGCCCCGTTCCATGTCCCGACACGCCATGACGACGTGTGCGCCCCGGTGGACGAACGCGCGCGTCGCTTGGTAGCCGAGGCCGCTGTTCGCGCCGGTGACGACCACGGTCTGCCCGTCGAGTCGCGGCACGTCCGCCGCCGTCCAGCCGTCTCTCGTCATGACACCACGTACGGGTTCGAACGCAAAGAACGTTTGAGCGTAGCTCCTCACCCGGTCGGTTCAGTCGGCGGACTCGTCGGCTTCGCCGGCGTCGCCCGTGCCAGCGCCGCTCGTGTCCGCGTCGCCCGCTTCGTCGAGTTCGTCGAGTCCGAACTCGTCGATAGTCGTCTGCTCGGACTGTATCATCTCGTGGCCGCGGTACTTCTTGTAGAGGCGCTTGAGCTTCGGGTAGCCCGCCTGTTGCTGGACCGTCCACTCGGTCGCGAACGAACCGTCGTCGATGCCGTCCATCTTCTCGCGCATGAACTCTCGCAGCGGTTCGCGGTCGAACTCGTCGATGCCCGCCAACTGGCCATATTGGCTCGTCATCGAGTGCAGCGGCATCTGCTCGACGAGTCCCATCGTCGCCGCCTTCCGGAAGATGTGGCTCAGTTCCTGGGAGAGATACTGCTCCATCAGAATCGCCTCGGGGGGTGCGCCCGCCTCGCGTTCGACCTCCCACTTGGCGATGAGCGCGTTGGCGATGACCGGAATCAGTCCCTGTTCGGTGAGGAGGTCGAGTTTCGTCTCGGTTTCGAAGTCGCCCTCGATGACGCCCGAGCGGGTCGCGCCGATGCCGTGGGCGATGGCGAGCGCCACGTCGAGCGCCTCTCCCGAGGCGTCGCGTTCGATGGCGAGGAAGGCGGGCGCGCCGCGGCCGTCGACGTACAGTTCGCGGACCATCGCACCGACCATTCGCGGCGCGACCATCACCACGTCCACGTCGTCGGGCGGCGTGATGTACTCGTAGGTGACGTTGTAGCCGGAGGCGAAGTTGAGCACGTCGCCCGCTTCGAGGTTCGGTTCGATGTGCTCCTCGTAGACGGCGGGCGCGACTTCGTCGGGGACGAGCAGGAAGACGACGCTCGCGACGGAGACGGCCTCGCTCGTCTCGTAGACGGGGAAGCCGTCCTCCTGGGCCTCGTCCCACGAGGCGTCCTTGCGGTTGCCGACGACGATGTCCTCGACCCCCGCGTCGCGGAGGTTCTTCGCCTGCGCTTGTCCCTGGTTACCGTAGCCGATGATGGCGACGGTTCGTCCGGCGAGCGCGTCGAGGTCGGCGTCCGATTCGTCGTAGACGGTGGAGTCGGCCATGCTCCCTCTGCGCACGTCCCCCGGAAATAGCTTCGTGCCGACGGGCGAACGCGACGCCGGTGACGCCCACTAGTCGATAGCAGACACCAATCGTCGAGACGCGCGCCCGTCCCGTTCTGCGACAATACCTTTGTCGCTTCCGTCCCAATTCCCGCGAGATGGTCAACGCAGGCGATATCGACGAGGACATTTCGGAGGCAGAACGACAGGCACTGCACGACTTTCAGGTCGGCATCGAGTACGTCTACCGCGGCTACGGTGCACTTCTCGACTTCCACCACCACCTCGGCCACGCGATGGACCGCATGGCCGACGCCGAAGAGCACCTGCGCGCTGCGGGCCACGACGAACTGGCGGACGAACTCCGGGACCGACACCTCCCGTCGGGCGCGCTCGACGACCGCTGGTCGTACGAGATCGTCGACGACTTCCGGCGGAACTTCCTGCAGGAGATACTCGACTACGAGGCGAGCGTCCGCGACGAACTCGTCGACGGCCTCGACCACGTCACCGAGCGACAGCAACAGTCGGAGTGGCGCGAACGTGCCGAGAGCGACGCGTGGAAGTCGGAGTCGACCGAGGACTGAGCTCGCGGCGAACGAGTCGCCGACCGACGAGACGAACGTTCCCTACTCTCCGTTCGCGGCTTCGACGCGTCCGGCGTACTTCTCCAGTTCTCCGGCGAGCGTGCGCGCCTGCTCGGCGGTGAGCGTCACCCGGTCGGCGTGCGCCGGGAGGCGCTCCAACTGGGTGTTGTCGAGTTCCAGTTCGAGCGTGACGGCGTCGGGGTTCTTCCGCGGCGCGGTGACGTTGAGGACGGCGAACGCCTCCTCTTCGAAGTCGTGACCAGTCGCGGTGCCGTCGAGCATGTCGAACGTGGTGTAGGCGTTGATGCGGAGCAGTCGGTCTGGCATACCCGCTCTTACATCCGGTCGACAATGGGCGTGACGGGTCGTCGGAGAAACGACTTACGCTCGACTCGTTGGGTTGGCGTTCGCCAAAGGGAACAACGGAAACAGCCAACAAGCCCTTGTTAAACTTCCTAGTAAGTGATACGCTCCGGCGGTCGTGCTGAATACCGCGCGCGAATCTTGCACAGTCAAAGCTAGAAAACACACCATCTCCTGAGTTGCCACGACTGCCCAACCTAGGGAAGATGGATATACGGCACAGGTACTCGCCGTAGCGCGTGAGTCTACACGCGCCACGATCAGTAAACTGAGTGAGAGCAATTTTTATCTCGGCTACTGACTTGGGGGCGGTATGGAATCGCTAGATGATGTCTTTTCGCTATTCAGCACGGAACGGCGACGGTTCGCATTGTACCATCTGAAGAATGCGGAAAGGCCGGTATCGATCGACGAACTCGCAGAGAAAATTTATGAGTGGGAAGAGAACGGGTCGTGTGACACTATCCCCGACGACGAGCTACAACAGGTGATTCTCTCGCTGGAACATTCTCATCTTCCAAAAATTGGGGATACCACACACGTCGAATACGATCGCACGAACGAGCAAGTCCGTATCTCGGGACTGTCAGCAGAGGCTGACGTAATCCTCTCTGTTAGCGAGGCTATCGAACAACCATCAAAAACCAACGATTTTGTCGTCTCCCGGCTCGGAAAATTCCTGTGAGATATACCCCTACTATCGGTGACGAGTCTTTCAGCGGGTGATAAATTGGATGATACTGTGTGGAATATACCCTCTCTATTCAGCACGTGGTTCTTATCAACGGTTGAGGACTTTGACTGAACCGCCAACAAGTATCTCTACCGCGAGCGACCGAAGGGAGCGAGCGGGCCGAGGAGTGAACGAAGGGGGACGAAGCCGCCCGAAGTGAACGACGAGTGCTGTTGGTGCAAGAGAAGACGCTTCGCGTCTTCTAAGCCTTCGCGGCTTCGCCGCGAAGACAGCTTTTGCCGAGCGAGAGCGCTTTGCGCTCTCGTGCAGCGCAAAAGGTGCGAGCTTAGTCGTCCGAGGTAATCGGCGTCCCGTCGGCGTCCGCGGGCGCGGGACTGTCGTCCATGTCGTCCTCGTCGGCGTACGGGTACCACGTGAGCTTCGTGTTGTGCATCATCGGGTCCTCGTAGTCGGTCTCCTCGGGTTCGACGAGATTAGCGAGTTCCTCCTCGTCAAGCCGTTCGACGAACTCGCGGAACGTCTCGCTCCCGTCACGCTGGTCCTCGAAGTTGGCGAGCAGATTCTTGATGGCACCCGGAACCTCGTCGACGGGGACGCGCTGGCCGACCCAGTCGGCGAACTGCGGGTTCTCGCCGAGACCGCCGCCGAGGCCGATGTCGAGCGCCTCGACCGCCTCGCCGTTCTTGCGTGTCTTCATGCCACGGAGGCTCACGTCGGCGATCTGCGGCTGCGCGCAGGAGGCCGTGCAGCCCGAGAGGTGGATGTGGAAGTCCTCGACTCCCGCCGGCAGTTCGACGTTCTCCTTCAGCCAGCGCGCGTAGCGCACCTGCCGGTTCTTCGTCTCGACGATGGAGAGCGAGCAGAATTCGGTGCCGGTGCAGGCGATGGAGCCGCGCATGAACGGATGCGGGTCCGGCGAGTAGTCAGAGAGGAGGTCTTCCGCGAGCAAGTCGTCGAGGTTCTCCTCGGGCACGTCGGTGACGATAGCGTTCTGACGCTGTGTGAGGCGGACTTCACCGGAGCCGTACTCGTCGGCGAGGTCGGCGAGTTCGAGCACGTCCGCCGCGCCCATCCGGCCGACCAGCACGTCGAGGCCGACGTAGTAGTTGCCGTCGTTCTGCTCGTGGACGCCGACGTGGTCGGAGTGGCCGCCGGTCGTGTAGCCGGAGTTGTACGAGTACTCGTCGCGGAGGTCTTCGCCCGCGGTCGGCAGCTCCCAGTCGACGTACTCCTCCTGGAGCACGCGGCGCATCTTCTCTGCGCCCCACTCGTCGACGAGGAACTTGATGCGGGCGTTGTAGCGGTTCTCGCGGTCGCCGTAGTCGCGGAACAAAGCCGAGATGGCGCCGCCGACTTCGCCGGCCTGCTCGGGCGTGACGAACACGTCGAGGTCGCGGGCGAGGCGTGGTTCGTTGCGGGCGAGACCGCCGCCGACGCGGATGTTGAACCCTCTCTCTCCATCCTTCGTCGCGGGTTCGTAGGCGAGGTCGTTGATGTCGCCCTGGCCGCAGCCTTCGCGGCAGCCGGTCACCGACACCTTCCACTTGCGCGGGAGGTTCGTGTGGTCTTCGTTTCCTTTGTAGGTGTCGTGGAGGTCCAGCGCGACGGGAAGCGCGTCGACGTGTTCGTGTTTGTCCTTGCCGGCGACGGGACAGCCGACGATGTTCCGCCAGGAGTCGCCGCAGGCCTGCTGGGTGGTGAGACCGTTCGCTTCGAGTTTCTGGAAGATGGCCGGAATGTCTTCCAGGCGAATCCAGTGGAGCTGGATGGACTGCCGGGTGGTGAAGTCGGCGTACGCCGCGCCGAACTCGGGGTTGACACCGGGGCCGCGGGCGAACTCGTCGGCGATTTCGCCGACGGCACGGACCTGTCCGGGTGCGAGTACGCCGTTCGGCGTCCCGATGCGCATCATGAAGTAGCTCTCCTGGCCGTTTCGCTGGTGGTACAGTCCCCACCACTTGAAGCGCTCGAACCAGGCGTCGCGCTCGTCGTCGGGAATCGACTCCCACCCCTGCTCGGCGAACTCGAACAGATGCTCCCGGATCTCGTTACCGTACACCTCGTCTTTCCATCGCTCCACGTCGGTCGGCATTGGACATCATTATCTCCTGCACGCGTAAACCACTCGCTGCCCCGTCAACCATCCCCGGTGCTCACCGAAACAGGATATTGTTGCCGCGTCACGCCCGTCGGGTCCCGTTCGACAGGAGGAGACCGTCGCGGTCGACGCCTCGCCACTCGCCGTCGACGACGCGGCCGACCGGCAGCCAGTCGGTCGTCGTTTTCTCCCCGCAGACGATACACTGACAGACGGCCCGGAGTTCGACCGTTCGACCGTCGACGCCCGGTTCGACGAGGTTCTCGACCACCGCGTCGGGGAGGTTGCAGTCGCAGAACGCTGGGTCGTCGAAGCGCCACAACTCGCCGACGCCGACGCGTCGCTTGTCGTCGACCGAGAGCCACGCGCCGTCGTCCTGGATGCGAAGTGAGACGGTCACTACCCGACGTTCGTTCCCCGGACACCTGTCTGCGTCGGTCGGCGCAAGCATCCGGAGCCTCTACGACGGTGGACGCGCGAAAAATCGCCAGAACGAGGGCGAATCCCACGATTTTCCCCGTCCGGAATGGCGGCAATCCCTTCCCGTATCGGGGAGTGCTGGCACGCTTTACTACCGAAGACGCCCTTATTCGTTCGCCGCTCTCACTGGGTACTGTGACGCATCTCCACGCCGACGCGACTCACCGAGAGCACGCGTCCGCCGACGTCGCCCCCGAACTGTACGAGGAGGTCGATGCGGCGGATGACTGACCCGGTGCAACAGGAAACGCGAAGTTCGGCGGCACCCGACGCCGACCGACAGTCGAGCGACGACGCCGACGACGACCACCTCTCGGACCTCGAAGACGGTGTCGGGTGTACCGAAATCTGGGAACACCTCTCCGAGCGGCGAGCGGAAGCAAGCGCTCGCTCGACGGAGCGAGCCGAAGAGTGAGAGCCGTCCCGACGCGCTGAGCAGTTGTCCTCTACGACCATCTTCGCCTCTCTCGACCAGCTTCGATACCCCAAAATGGCACCTGTGACACCGGGTTCGACGCTCTATGCCAGTATCGCGCTCGTTCGACCAGCGCGCGGGACGTTTTTGACTGACCCACCCCAAGGGACCCGTAGATGAGAGACGACCCGACACCGAACGTGCCGCCGTCGGAGGCCGACCGTACGTCGCCGGTCGGCGAACCGGTCATCCGCTCTGACCCCGCGGTGACCGGCGACCGGGCGCGGGAGGCCGTCGGCTTCGACCCCGAGGACCCCGACAGCGTCGCCCACGCCGCCGAGACAGTCCGACAGTTCGCCGATTCGAGCGTCGGCAGCGCGGACAACGTCTACATGCTCCGGGGGGCCGCGGCGTGTGCGGCGCTCGTCCGCGGCGTCGGGTCGTACAAGGCCGCTGCCGAGGAGGCCGGCGGCGACGTCTCGGTCGCATTCATCCGCAAGTGGGCACGGGTCCACGACCTCCCGCGCTCGATTCGCCGCCACGTCGCGCTGGGGCACATCGCGCCCACGGCGGCGAAACACATCGCCCGCGTCTCGGGGGAGGCGCGCTTCGCGCTCGCGTGGGCGACGCTCGATAGCGATCTCACCGTCCGGGAGGTTCGACGACTCGCGAGCGCGGTCAACGACGGCGAGAGCGTCGAGGAGGCGCTCCGCGAACACGACGTCGCGCTCGGGGAGATCTCCGTCTCGCTTCCGCCCGAGGCGTACGTCGAACTCCGCCGCCGGGCGTCGCTGTCGGACCGGACTCCAGACGACGTGCTCGGCGACGCGCTCGTCGCGTACCTGCGCGACGGCGACGAGTGACTGTTCTCGCCTAGTTCTCGGCGAGATACCGCCGCGCCGTCGCCGCGAGCGTCTCCCGCGCCGTCTCCACGTCCCGCCAGCGAATCGTCTCGTTCGGGAAGTGCGCCTGTTCGACGGTCCCCGGCCCGAAGAGGACGGTCGGAGTCCCCGCTCCGACGAAGTGCCGGGAGTCCGCGCCGTAGGTCGCGCCGTGCGCCGTCGTGTCGGCGAGTCCGACGCCGTCCATCGCCGCCTGCAGCGCCGCGACGACCGGTTCGTCGGCGTCGGTCTCGGCCGACTCGAACTGGACGCTGAAGCGCTCGAACGTCGGCGGATGCTCGCTGAGCCACTCGCTCTCCGCGACCACCTCGGCG from Haloprofundus halobius includes:
- a CDS encoding VOC family protein, encoding MSDNPSATELEVTAELPDAPFHTTGVDHITFVGSNVEDTVAFYRDVLGMPLVLKQPNLDAPHVTHLFFDTGDGRMLTFFVEEGRQSNRGPQRTPLGGVHHVAFQFDPERIEEIKDALEERGHHYNEFDRGIFHSVYTTDHNGFVIELSTDKFEIPDEHRGEVLALAQKKRVEEGAEYAEGEHLKAALEELGLPAEEVNLPDADSGSVGL
- a CDS encoding CPCC family cysteine-rich protein; the encoded protein is MARRHSRLRGFCPCCGFRTLSRGERGSYDACEICAWTDDPDQFDAVTVTRGENPDALVDAWQNVQQFGWAGRGQRPETLRNPTARDQRDPEWPYQEG
- a CDS encoding oxidoreductase, whose protein sequence is MTRDGWTAADVPRLDGQTVVVTGANSGLGYQATRAFVHRGAHVVMACRDMERGEDARRELTSSRPSGALELQKLDLADLGSVRTFAETFADIHDRLDILCNNAGVMAIPRSETADGFETQFGVNHLGHFALTGLLFDQFTGDGARVVTQSSSMHEAGEIDFDDLQSEESYDKWEAYAESKLANLLFAYELQRRLDDEGIEHVRSIGCHPGYAATNLQYRGPEAKGSTVRKAAMAVANATLAQSAEWGALPMLYAATEDVPGGSYVGPGGLMNMRGYPEVQESSERSDDEVTAGRLWRVSEELTGVEYDFEALADAPGE
- the ilvC gene encoding ketol-acid reductoisomerase — translated: MADSTVYDESDADLDALAGRTVAIIGYGNQGQAQAKNLRDAGVEDIVVGNRKDASWDEAQEDGFPVYETSEAVSVASVVFLLVPDEVAPAVYEEHIEPNLEAGDVLNFASGYNVTYEYITPPDDVDVVMVAPRMVGAMVRELYVDGRGAPAFLAIERDASGEALDVALAIAHGIGATRSGVIEGDFETETKLDLLTEQGLIPVIANALIAKWEVEREAGAPPEAILMEQYLSQELSHIFRKAATMGLVEQMPLHSMTSQYGQLAGIDEFDREPLREFMREKMDGIDDGSFATEWTVQQQAGYPKLKRLYKKYRGHEMIQSEQTTIDEFGLDELDEAGDADTSGAGTGDAGEADESAD
- a CDS encoding DUF6360 family protein; protein product: MPDRLLRINAYTTFDMLDGTATGHDFEEEAFAVLNVTAPRKNPDAVTLELELDNTQLERLPAHADRVTLTAEQARTLAGELEKYAGRVEAANGE
- a CDS encoding DUF7344 domain-containing protein — translated: MESLDDVFSLFSTERRRFALYHLKNAERPVSIDELAEKIYEWEENGSCDTIPDDELQQVILSLEHSHLPKIGDTTHVEYDRTNEQVRISGLSAEADVILSVSEAIEQPSKTNDFVVSRLGKFL
- a CDS encoding nitrite/sulfite reductase — translated: MPTDVERWKDEVYGNEIREHLFEFAEQGWESIPDDERDAWFERFKWWGLYHQRNGQESYFMMRIGTPNGVLAPGQVRAVGEIADEFARGPGVNPEFGAAYADFTTRQSIQLHWIRLEDIPAIFQKLEANGLTTQQACGDSWRNIVGCPVAGKDKHEHVDALPVALDLHDTYKGNEDHTNLPRKWKVSVTGCREGCGQGDINDLAYEPATKDGERGFNIRVGGGLARNEPRLARDLDVFVTPEQAGEVGGAISALFRDYGDRENRYNARIKFLVDEWGAEKMRRVLQEEYVDWELPTAGEDLRDEYSYNSGYTTGGHSDHVGVHEQNDGNYYVGLDVLVGRMGAADVLELADLADEYGSGEVRLTQRQNAIVTDVPEENLDDLLAEDLLSDYSPDPHPFMRGSIACTGTEFCSLSIVETKNRQVRYARWLKENVELPAGVEDFHIHLSGCTASCAQPQIADVSLRGMKTRKNGEAVEALDIGLGGGLGENPQFADWVGQRVPVDEVPGAIKNLLANFEDQRDGSETFREFVERLDEEELANLVEPEETDYEDPMMHNTKLTWYPYADEDDMDDSPAPADADGTPITSDD
- a CDS encoding DUF7119 family protein, giving the protein MRDDPTPNVPPSEADRTSPVGEPVIRSDPAVTGDRAREAVGFDPEDPDSVAHAAETVRQFADSSVGSADNVYMLRGAAACAALVRGVGSYKAAAEEAGGDVSVAFIRKWARVHDLPRSIRRHVALGHIAPTAAKHIARVSGEARFALAWATLDSDLTVREVRRLASAVNDGESVEEALREHDVALGEISVSLPPEAYVELRRRASLSDRTPDDVLGDALVAYLRDGDE